From a single Trueperaceae bacterium genomic region:
- a CDS encoding PilT/PilU family type 4a pilus ATPase, with product MKFHEMLTSFVEKGASDIHLHAGLRPMIRVNGRLIPVSDSKLSPKATEGLVAMMCDERQLATFKEMNQVDLAYSVAGLGRFRVNLFRQRGSVSAVLRVINSSAEQLKVVSLPQEILEYFRDQEKGLVLVTGPTGSGKSTTLARIIDEINRTHNKMIITVEDPVEFLHQPDKSVVVQREIGQDAPSFATALVAAMRQDPEVILIGEIRDYETAAAAISAAQTGHLVFSTLHTLDTVRTVNRVLELFPPHERDTARILFAESLVGIVSQRLLPRKNGGRVAAMEIMKGTLRIKDLVKDEERSHELYDALRDSSLDGMQLFDDHLARLYNEDVIDFETGLHSATSAQSFKMAVTQIDLQRKARAGSEERETVPGQPVG from the coding sequence ATGAAGTTCCATGAGATGCTGACCTCGTTCGTCGAGAAGGGGGCCAGCGACATCCACTTGCATGCGGGCCTCCGGCCGATGATCCGCGTCAACGGACGACTCATCCCCGTCAGCGATTCGAAGCTCTCCCCGAAAGCGACCGAAGGACTCGTGGCGATGATGTGCGACGAGCGCCAACTCGCCACGTTCAAGGAGATGAACCAGGTAGACCTGGCGTATTCGGTGGCTGGCCTGGGCCGCTTCCGGGTCAACCTCTTCCGCCAACGCGGCTCGGTAAGTGCCGTGCTGAGGGTCATCAACTCCAGTGCCGAGCAGCTGAAGGTGGTGTCGTTGCCGCAGGAGATCCTCGAGTACTTCCGCGACCAGGAGAAAGGGCTGGTGCTCGTCACCGGTCCCACCGGGTCCGGCAAGTCGACTACGCTTGCGCGGATAATCGACGAGATCAACAGGACCCATAACAAGATGATCATCACCGTGGAGGATCCGGTCGAGTTCCTGCACCAGCCCGACAAGTCGGTCGTTGTGCAACGGGAGATCGGCCAGGATGCCCCGTCCTTCGCCACCGCCCTGGTGGCCGCCATGCGCCAGGACCCGGAGGTCATCCTCATCGGCGAGATCCGCGACTACGAGACGGCGGCCGCGGCGATCTCCGCAGCCCAGACGGGTCACCTGGTTTTCTCGACGCTCCACACCCTCGACACGGTCCGGACCGTCAACCGCGTACTCGAGCTGTTCCCGCCGCATGAGCGTGACACGGCCAGGATCCTCTTCGCCGAGTCGCTGGTGGGCATCGTCTCGCAGCGCCTGCTGCCCCGCAAGAACGGCGGCAGGGTCGCGGCGATGGAGATCATGAAGGGCACTCTGCGGATCAAGGACCTCGTCAAGGACGAGGAGCGCTCGCACGAGCTGTACGACGCGTTGCGAGACTCTTCGCTCGACGGGATGCAGCTGTTCGACGATCACCTGGCGCGGCTCTACAACGAGGACGTCATCGACTTCGAGACCGGGCTCCACTCGGCCACCTCTGCCCAGAGCTTCAAGATGGCCGTGACCCAGATCGACCTGCAACGCAAGGCGCGGGCGGGTTCGGAGGAGCGCGAGACGGTACCAGGGCAGCCTGTCGGCTAG
- a CDS encoding peptidylprolyl isomerase codes for MGRVFPVALIALIIVAGGIWLDGQARDEAQQAELVVQNTPPPVAPAGFEVIPPVTEERELTFGGAAPVLEEGVDYHALLDTSKGEMIIDLFEERAPETVNNFVFLALHNYYDGVPFHRVLEDFMAQTGDPSGTGRGGPGYTFPDEIHPELDHDSRGIVSMANAGPDTNGSQFFITLVATPWLDGRHAVFGKVIEGDEVLDELQRVDPGTPTAVLRFDGNLSELAEQGVDLGGPPDRSLRDHLEAELGAIPAVGQSFTIGGYVGVVGRVDGVPAAGFFPEPDTLEDVTILARTGETEEAEQ; via the coding sequence ATGGGAAGAGTTTTCCCCGTCGCACTGATCGCACTGATAATCGTCGCCGGCGGGATCTGGCTGGACGGCCAGGCTCGTGACGAGGCGCAGCAGGCTGAACTAGTCGTCCAGAACACCCCACCGCCTGTGGCGCCGGCCGGCTTCGAGGTGATCCCCCCGGTTACCGAGGAGCGCGAACTCACCTTCGGTGGCGCCGCACCCGTCCTCGAGGAGGGGGTCGACTATCACGCGCTGCTCGACACCAGCAAGGGCGAGATGATAATCGATCTGTTCGAGGAGCGCGCTCCCGAGACCGTCAACAACTTCGTCTTCCTGGCGCTGCACAACTACTACGACGGCGTGCCGTTCCACCGTGTGCTGGAGGACTTCATGGCCCAGACCGGAGACCCGAGCGGCACCGGCCGCGGAGGTCCCGGCTACACCTTCCCCGACGAGATCCACCCCGAGCTCGACCACGACTCGAGGGGGATAGTCTCGATGGCCAACGCCGGGCCCGACACCAACGGCTCCCAGTTCTTCATCACGCTGGTCGCCACGCCCTGGCTCGATGGTCGGCACGCCGTATTCGGCAAGGTCATCGAGGGGGACGAGGTACTCGACGAGCTCCAGCGGGTCGATCCGGGGACGCCGACCGCGGTCCTCCGGTTCGATGGGAATCTCTCCGAACTGGCCGAGCAGGGCGTCGATCTGGGCGGTCCGCCCGACCGGAGCCTGCGTGACCATCTCGAAGCGGAGTTGGGCGCCATCCCCGCGGTCGGTCAGTCGTTCACCATCGGCGGGTACGTCGGGGTGGTGGGACGCGTCGACGGGGTGCCGGCAGCCGGGTTCTTCCCTGAGCCGGACACGCTCGAAGATGTAACCATCCTCGCCAGGACAGGCGAAACCGAGGAGGCAGAGCAGTGA
- a CDS encoding peptidylprolyl isomerase produces the protein MSEESTNYRPVPRSEERTTRFRAADEVIEKGHDYRAVISTNKGEMVVDLFQDRVPRTVNNFVFLALNNYYDGVPFHRVLEDFMAQTGDPTGTGRGGPGYTFRDEIDPGLKHDARGTLSMANAGPDTNGSQFFITFGATPWLDGRHAVFGRVIDGDEVLDKLKRVDPSRPGREEPDRIERVTILEAA, from the coding sequence GTGAGTGAAGAGTCGACGAACTACCGGCCCGTGCCCAGGAGCGAAGAGCGCACCACGAGATTCCGTGCTGCGGACGAGGTCATCGAGAAGGGACACGACTACCGGGCGGTGATCAGCACCAACAAGGGCGAGATGGTCGTGGACCTGTTCCAGGACCGGGTCCCCAGGACTGTCAACAACTTCGTATTCCTGGCGCTCAACAACTACTACGACGGGGTCCCCTTCCATCGAGTGCTGGAGGACTTCATGGCCCAGACGGGTGACCCCACCGGCACCGGCCGCGGCGGGCCCGGTTACACCTTCCGTGACGAGATCGACCCCGGCCTCAAGCACGATGCCCGAGGCACGTTGTCGATGGCCAACGCCGGGCCCGATACCAACGGCTCGCAGTTCTTCATCACGTTCGGAGCGACCCCCTGGCTCGATGGCCGGCATGCCGTCTTCGGACGAGTCATCGACGGTGACGAGGTCCTCGACAAGCTGAAGCGGGTGGATCCGAGCCGCCCCGGCCGCGAGGAGCCGGATCGGATAGAGCGGGTCACGATCCTCGAGGCCGCCTGA